A section of the Prevotella melaninogenica genome encodes:
- a CDS encoding glycosyltransferase family 2 protein: MKTFTIVLPTYNNLDLFKSVYGSVCKQDFKDYEIVVVDDSTNSSIEDYMSSLNNPVLTYRHHIPSAGAVNNWNHGLQLANGRYVVVVHHDEAFEEDNYLTSLNEQFQKGYDVLVTRVKVFNAGVLKPNVFSQAVMKFFIGCPSLLFLCNVIGPCSCVAFKREHLIEFDNRLNWLVDVDWYYRLLKGKRRKFLDSLHIDSFNDHEDKITNQIDVKQSEVKDIAALNSKYKYHLLLRCCLFINKMVMLNDLKGIIKKVIRK, translated from the coding sequence ATGAAGACATTCACGATAGTACTGCCGACGTATAATAATCTCGACCTTTTCAAGAGTGTCTATGGTTCGGTCTGTAAGCAAGACTTCAAGGACTATGAGATTGTTGTAGTAGACGATTCCACTAATTCGTCTATAGAGGATTACATGTCTTCGCTTAATAATCCCGTCCTAACTTATCGGCATCACATTCCCTCAGCAGGCGCAGTGAATAACTGGAATCATGGTTTACAATTGGCAAATGGTAGATATGTTGTTGTAGTACACCATGATGAAGCCTTCGAAGAAGACAATTATCTAACTTCTCTAAATGAGCAATTTCAAAAGGGATATGACGTACTTGTGACGCGTGTAAAGGTCTTTAATGCTGGCGTATTAAAGCCTAATGTCTTTTCGCAGGCTGTGATGAAATTCTTTATAGGCTGTCCTTCTCTTCTATTCCTTTGTAATGTCATTGGTCCTTGCTCTTGTGTGGCATTTAAACGGGAGCATCTAATCGAGTTTGACAATAGACTTAACTGGCTTGTTGATGTTGATTGGTATTATCGTCTGCTGAAAGGTAAGCGGAGAAAGTTCTTAGATAGTCTTCATATCGACTCTTTCAATGATCATGAGGATAAGATTACAAATCAGATAGACGTGAAGCAATCGGAGGTGAAAGACATAGCTGCTCTCAACTCAAAATATAAGTATCATCTTCTGTTAAGGTGTTGCTTATTCATCAATAAAATGGTTATGCTCAATGATTTAAAGGGTATAATAAAGAAAGTAATACGCAAATGA
- a CDS encoding alpha-1,2-fucosyltransferase, whose product MKIVKILGGLGNQMFQYALYLSLQETFPEERVMLDLSCFQGYHLHNGFELEKIFSIKGEKASASDIMRVAYYYPNYLLWRIGKRLLPCRKGMCLESSTLRFDETVLTKEGNRYFDGYWQDERYFAACREKVLKAFTFPAFKRAENLSLLEKLDENSVSLHVRRGDYIGNSLYQGICDLDYYRTAIEKMCSYVTPSLFCVFSNDIEWCREHLEQYINAPVVYVTWNTGAESYRDMQLMSCCAHNIIANSSFSWWGAWLNQNSDKVVIAPKKWLNMEECHFALPSSWIKI is encoded by the coding sequence ATGAAGATAGTAAAGATATTAGGTGGCTTGGGCAATCAGATGTTCCAGTATGCGCTATACCTTTCTCTGCAGGAAACGTTCCCAGAGGAGCGAGTGATGCTTGACCTTTCCTGCTTTCAGGGCTACCATCTGCATAATGGTTTTGAATTGGAGAAAATCTTCTCAATAAAAGGTGAAAAGGCTTCAGCTTCAGATATTATGCGGGTAGCTTATTACTATCCTAATTACCTTTTATGGCGCATTGGTAAGCGTCTGCTCCCATGTCGCAAGGGCATGTGTTTGGAAAGTTCTACACTCCGCTTTGATGAAACGGTGTTGACAAAAGAAGGAAATAGATACTTCGATGGCTATTGGCAGGATGAAAGATACTTTGCCGCTTGTCGGGAGAAGGTGTTGAAAGCCTTTACTTTTCCTGCTTTTAAGCGTGCAGAAAACTTATCTTTGTTAGAGAAATTAGATGAGAACAGCGTTTCGTTACACGTAAGGCGAGGAGACTATATTGGCAATAGTCTTTATCAAGGAATCTGCGACCTCGACTATTACCGTACTGCTATTGAAAAGATGTGTTCTTATGTTACACCTTCTCTTTTTTGTGTTTTTAGTAACGATATTGAATGGTGTCGTGAGCATCTTGAGCAATATATTAATGCACCAGTGGTTTATGTCACTTGGAACACAGGTGCAGAAAGCTATCGTGATATGCAGTTGATGTCGTGTTGTGCACATAACATCATTGCGAATTCCTCCTTTTCATGGTGGGGGGCATGGCTCAATCAGAATAGTGATAAGGTTGTTATTGCACCAAAGAAATGGTTGAATATGGAAGAATGCCATTTTGCTTTGCCATCGTCATGGATTAAAATCTAA
- a CDS encoding oligosaccharide flippase family protein yields MITVKDIITRINSSSISRRMGQGLVWSFTGTALAKFLTLVVGIICAHILQKEAYGEFSMVRSTINMFIVLGSAGLGVTSTKYIAEYRENQADKIPAVYAATNYFGLLMAIITAILILLGAPFIANNILHHPSIVLPVRVGAVLLFFSIINGVQNGALMGFENFKAIAINTLLGSVLESVLTILGAYYFGVNGAILGFGMGFILIFVMNHLSINKNFSAIHIKKLSIKKLQLKDFSILYTYSLPAALSALLITPSFWLIRSILVRSEGFQELAVFEAADQWKVIILFIPTAFSQIVLPILSSLNKEKTSFVSTLKYNMLIVGITALLLSIGVMLFGGFIMRLYGATYDNSVPVQILAISTIFSALANVLEMAVYSLGKMWQCFAINIVWALLMVGCSYYFCMRGDGANGLSMAVLVSYIVSFFMFLVYTIIVVRKEVR; encoded by the coding sequence ATGATTACAGTTAAGGATATCATAACGCGTATAAACTCATCTTCCATATCACGAAGAATGGGGCAAGGACTGGTGTGGTCGTTCACTGGAACGGCTTTAGCAAAGTTCCTTACCTTAGTTGTTGGTATCATCTGTGCCCATATTTTGCAGAAAGAAGCATACGGAGAGTTCTCTATGGTGCGCTCTACAATCAATATGTTTATTGTGCTTGGCTCTGCAGGATTAGGTGTAACGTCAACCAAATATATTGCAGAATATAGGGAGAATCAGGCAGATAAGATTCCAGCTGTGTATGCAGCGACGAACTACTTTGGACTTTTAATGGCTATTATAACGGCAATCCTGATATTGTTAGGGGCACCGTTCATTGCGAATAATATCCTTCACCATCCAAGCATCGTCTTACCAGTACGTGTAGGTGCAGTGTTATTGTTCTTTTCTATCATCAATGGCGTACAGAACGGAGCTTTGATGGGCTTTGAAAACTTCAAAGCAATAGCTATCAATACATTGTTAGGAAGTGTCTTAGAGTCTGTCTTGACAATCCTTGGAGCATATTATTTTGGCGTTAATGGAGCCATTCTTGGTTTCGGAATGGGATTCATCTTGATTTTTGTTATGAATCATCTTTCCATCAATAAGAACTTTTCTGCTATTCATATAAAGAAGTTGAGCATAAAGAAACTCCAATTAAAGGACTTTTCTATCTTATATACTTATAGCCTTCCAGCAGCTTTGTCGGCATTACTTATTACCCCCTCATTTTGGCTAATACGCTCAATACTTGTGCGTTCAGAGGGTTTTCAAGAGCTTGCAGTCTTTGAAGCGGCTGACCAATGGAAGGTTATTATTCTGTTCATTCCCACAGCTTTCAGTCAGATAGTTCTCCCCATCCTATCGAGTTTGAATAAGGAAAAGACTTCTTTTGTATCTACCTTGAAGTATAATATGCTCATAGTAGGCATTACGGCTTTGTTATTATCTATCGGTGTAATGCTTTTCGGTGGTTTTATTATGCGACTATATGGTGCTACTTATGACAATTCTGTACCCGTGCAGATACTTGCTATATCAACAATATTCTCTGCATTGGCAAATGTTCTTGAGATGGCAGTGTATAGTCTTGGTAAGATGTGGCAATGCTTTGCTATCAATATTGTTTGGGCTTTACTGATGGTTGGATGCTCTTATTATTTTTGTATGAGAGGAGATGGGGCTAATGGTCTATCTATGGCGGTATTAGTCTCATATATAGTGTCCTTTTTTATGTTTTTGGTCTACACCATCATAGTTGTTAGAAAGGAGGTAAGGTGA
- a CDS encoding ligase codes for MSEKVRYVLFALCLFLTQILGTGIVPMGLFALSLLMIFSPATFLKSLRYTPIFFLFICLSLGVGTYFALCDGLKPWNIAYWGQFYFLCILLLGVKDKKSCLEALRLFVFIIFILDFGTNLLFLIGVNVPWTELPPVRPGEALARFPGFKGNALYSGSITFVSACYMLNQKKVNKLVFYIGLASMVGNLILSGSYRYLIIGAVVATMYYLRLYRSKIMMTGMYVSSIIIVFMATLVTMFSNLSNFYRAFIWFHFLKEIAKDPWIGHGFFNIHLDENQDFSTPTHLIANGVTESCILTIGYSFGIIVLLFFLVSIVKTLLRYKSYKQYSVELGLFLGLTLDLFWGGSFDNTYTFALLLLSWYLINQTACKKQLDEDIHDSTADV; via the coding sequence ATGTCAGAGAAGGTTCGTTATGTCTTGTTTGCACTCTGTCTTTTCCTTACACAGATACTGGGTACGGGCATTGTTCCTATGGGATTGTTTGCCCTTTCGTTGTTAATGATATTCTCTCCGGCAACCTTTCTCAAGAGTCTAAGATATACCCCAATATTCTTTTTGTTTATCTGTCTATCTTTAGGAGTTGGAACCTATTTCGCCTTATGTGATGGTTTAAAGCCTTGGAATATAGCTTATTGGGGACAATTCTATTTCCTTTGTATTCTTCTCTTGGGTGTTAAGGATAAGAAATCGTGCTTAGAAGCATTACGCCTTTTTGTATTTATCATCTTCATTCTCGACTTTGGAACGAATCTTTTGTTCCTTATCGGTGTGAATGTACCTTGGACAGAACTACCGCCTGTACGTCCTGGAGAGGCACTTGCACGTTTCCCAGGCTTTAAGGGTAATGCTTTATATTCAGGAAGTATCACCTTTGTGAGTGCTTGCTATATGCTCAATCAGAAGAAGGTGAATAAACTCGTCTTCTACATAGGACTTGCCTCAATGGTTGGTAACCTTATCCTCTCTGGTTCTTATCGCTATCTTATTATTGGAGCGGTTGTTGCAACGATGTATTACCTTCGCTTGTATAGGAGCAAGATAATGATGACAGGAATGTATGTGTCAAGTATTATCATTGTGTTTATGGCAACACTTGTCACGATGTTCTCCAATCTTAGCAACTTCTATCGAGCGTTTATATGGTTCCATTTCTTAAAAGAAATAGCGAAAGACCCATGGATAGGACATGGCTTCTTCAATATCCATTTGGACGAAAATCAAGACTTTAGTACACCTACTCACTTGATTGCCAATGGCGTAACAGAGTCTTGTATTCTGACGATAGGTTATAGCTTTGGTATTATTGTTCTGTTGTTTTTCCTCGTAAGTATTGTCAAGACCTTATTAAGATATAAGTCATACAAACAATATTCTGTAGAGTTGGGCTTGTTCCTCGGTCTTACATTGGACCTTTTCTGGGGTGGAAGCTTTGATAATACTTATACCTTTGCGCTATTATTATTGAGCTGGTATTTGATAAATCAAACTGCTTGTAAAAAACAATTGGATGAAGACATTCACGATAGTACTGCCGACGTATAA